A genomic region of Zea mays cultivar B73 chromosome 6, Zm-B73-REFERENCE-NAM-5.0, whole genome shotgun sequence contains the following coding sequences:
- the LOC542642 gene encoding microtubule-binding protein TANGLED1 isoform 2 (isoform 2 is encoded by transcript variant 2), whose translation MVARSPNAKPDRQKAAALAAAAALNPALLRETLKKVDRCMARLQELQYTVAGGAKVVSGVSLSPRSTRGYLRTSLRCKQETVRQVFWLCSPSEFGPRRSLAHACESVSYSDSCRRRMRGGASAQKRSPSGKFGGGVGGEGAQWRRMSLPAMLLGETVLEIVQASQFARDIVTAAGATNREPPRTPKPAPRTRKPAAGEPTPLRARRAREKQSHRGGAATRGADAATPPSRSRVRSRIQFKPVSPVAVGRPSVSANRVSPKNRPWAKKAVMFPNPTFHASTSAATDPCATPSPSKKQKRLYKTRSPVAARQTPHKFLVKSPPSALGSKLRMHGKALPARPAAVSPPPPVKAQASPAKTRRCSFSPSRLATRLMSPIKARLSLGRSRDSGVGVGGGPMSGLKQRPGVSLTVRTVSSKISSR comes from the exons ATGGTGGCGAGGAGCCCGAACGCCAAGCCGGACAGGCAGAAGGCTGCAGCCCTCGCCGCGGCTGCCGCGCTCAACCCGGCTCTCCTCAGGGAGACGCTCAAGAAG GTTGACCGATGCATGGCACGGCTGCAGGAGCTGCAGTACACGGTAGCCGGCGGCGCCAAGGTCGTCTCCGGCGTCAGTCTCAGCCCCCGCAGCACGCGCGGGTACCTCCGGACCAGCCTCCGGTGCAAGCAGGAGACCGTCAGGCAAGTGTTTTGGTTGTGTTCCCCCTCCGAATTCGGCCCTAGAAGATCCTTGGCTCACGCGTGCGAATCTGTCTCTTACTCTGACTCTTGCCGGCGCAGGATGAGGGGCGGCGCGTCGGCGCAGAAGAGGTCCCCAAGCGGCAAGTTCGGGGGCGGCGTCGGCGGAGAGGGCGCGCAGTGGCGACGAATGTCGCTGCCGGCGATGCTGCTCGGCGAGACCGTGCTAGAGATCGTGCAGGCCAGCCAGTTCGCGCGGGACATCGTGACGGCCGCCGGCGCTACGAATCGGGAGCCCCCAAGGACCCCGAAACCGGCTCCCAGGACCAGGAAGCCGGCGGCGGGCGAGCCGACGCCTCTCCGCGCGCGGCGTGCCCGGGAGAAGCAGAGCCATCGGGGTGGCGCCGCGACACGGGGCGCCGACGCCGCCACGCCGCCGTCGCGCAGCCGCGTGCGGTCCCGGATCCAGTTCAAGCCCGTGTCGCCGGTCGCCGTCGGCCGGCCGTCCGTGTCCGCCAACCGCGTCTCCCCCAAGAACCGGCCGTGGGCAAAGAAGGCGGTGATGTTCCCGAACCCCACGTTCCACGCCTCCACCTCTGCCGCCACCGACCCGTGCGCGACGCCGTCGCCTTCCAAGAAGCAGAAGCGGCTCTACAAGACGCGGTCCCCGGTCGCGGCCCGGCAGACGCCGCACAAGTTCCTGGTCAAGTCGCCACCGAGCGCGCTGGGATCGAAGCTCAGGATGCACGGGAAGGCCCTGCCCGCGAGACCCGCCGCCGTGTCACCGCCGCCGCCCGTGAAGGCGCAGGCATCACCTGCAAAAACGCGGCGCTGCTCGTTCTCGCCGTCGAGGTTGGCGACAAGGCTCATGTCGCCTATCAAAGCGAGGCTGTCGCTGGGCAGGAGCAGGGACAGCGGCGTCGGTGTCGGCGGTGGCCCGATGAGCGGGCTGAAGCAGCGGCCAGGTGTTAGCTTGACGGTGCGGACGGTGTCGAGCAAGATATCATCGAGGTGA
- the LOC542642 gene encoding microtubule-binding protein TANGLED1 isoform 1 (isoform 1 is encoded by transcript variant 1), with protein MVARSPNAKPDRQKAAALAAAAALNPALLRETLKKVDRCMARLQELQYTVAGGAKVVSGVSLSPRSTRGYLRTSLRCKQETVRMRGGASAQKRSPSGKFGGGVGGEGAQWRRMSLPAMLLGETVLEIVQASQFARDIVTAAGATNREPPRTPKPAPRTRKPAAGEPTPLRARRAREKQSHRGGAATRGADAATPPSRSRVRSRIQFKPVSPVAVGRPSVSANRVSPKNRPWAKKAVMFPNPTFHASTSAATDPCATPSPSKKQKRLYKTRSPVAARQTPHKFLVKSPPSALGSKLRMHGKALPARPAAVSPPPPVKAQASPAKTRRCSFSPSRLATRLMSPIKARLSLGRSRDSGVGVGGGPMSGLKQRPGVSLTVRTVSSKISSR; from the exons ATGGTGGCGAGGAGCCCGAACGCCAAGCCGGACAGGCAGAAGGCTGCAGCCCTCGCCGCGGCTGCCGCGCTCAACCCGGCTCTCCTCAGGGAGACGCTCAAGAAG GTTGACCGATGCATGGCACGGCTGCAGGAGCTGCAGTACACGGTAGCCGGCGGCGCCAAGGTCGTCTCCGGCGTCAGTCTCAGCCCCCGCAGCACGCGCGGGTACCTCCGGACCAGCCTCCGGTGCAAGCAGGAGACCGTCAG GATGAGGGGCGGCGCGTCGGCGCAGAAGAGGTCCCCAAGCGGCAAGTTCGGGGGCGGCGTCGGCGGAGAGGGCGCGCAGTGGCGACGAATGTCGCTGCCGGCGATGCTGCTCGGCGAGACCGTGCTAGAGATCGTGCAGGCCAGCCAGTTCGCGCGGGACATCGTGACGGCCGCCGGCGCTACGAATCGGGAGCCCCCAAGGACCCCGAAACCGGCTCCCAGGACCAGGAAGCCGGCGGCGGGCGAGCCGACGCCTCTCCGCGCGCGGCGTGCCCGGGAGAAGCAGAGCCATCGGGGTGGCGCCGCGACACGGGGCGCCGACGCCGCCACGCCGCCGTCGCGCAGCCGCGTGCGGTCCCGGATCCAGTTCAAGCCCGTGTCGCCGGTCGCCGTCGGCCGGCCGTCCGTGTCCGCCAACCGCGTCTCCCCCAAGAACCGGCCGTGGGCAAAGAAGGCGGTGATGTTCCCGAACCCCACGTTCCACGCCTCCACCTCTGCCGCCACCGACCCGTGCGCGACGCCGTCGCCTTCCAAGAAGCAGAAGCGGCTCTACAAGACGCGGTCCCCGGTCGCGGCCCGGCAGACGCCGCACAAGTTCCTGGTCAAGTCGCCACCGAGCGCGCTGGGATCGAAGCTCAGGATGCACGGGAAGGCCCTGCCCGCGAGACCCGCCGCCGTGTCACCGCCGCCGCCCGTGAAGGCGCAGGCATCACCTGCAAAAACGCGGCGCTGCTCGTTCTCGCCGTCGAGGTTGGCGACAAGGCTCATGTCGCCTATCAAAGCGAGGCTGTCGCTGGGCAGGAGCAGGGACAGCGGCGTCGGTGTCGGCGGTGGCCCGATGAGCGGGCTGAAGCAGCGGCCAGGTGTTAGCTTGACGGTGCGGACGGTGTCGAGCAAGATATCATCGAGGTGA
- the LOC100284346 gene encoding Probable calcium-binding protein CML15, giving the protein MGKVRSFFSRSRSGKRGSARRAGSSSPHSSAASAPPSPSPLPRRSPSSSSTTTRDETERVFRKFDANGDGQISRSELAALFEGVGHAVTDDEVSRMMEEADADGDGCISLPEFAALMESASADAAAVEEDLRHAFMVFDADGNGLITPAELARVLRGLGESATVAQCRRMIQGVDRNGDGLVSFDEFKLMMAAGGGGGFGRIGA; this is encoded by the coding sequence ATGGGCAAGGTTCGGTCCTTCTTCTCGCGCTCCCGCAGCGGCAAGCGCGGCAGCGCCCGGAGAGCAGGCTCGTCCTCGCCGCACTCCTCCGCGGCCAgcgcgccgccgtccccgtccccactCCCGAGGAggtcaccgtcgtcgtcgtcaacCACAACCAGGGACGAGACGGAGCGCGTGTTCCGCAAGTTCGACGCGAACGGCGACGGGCAGATCTCGCGGTCCGAGCTGGCGGCGCTGTTCGAGGGCGTGGGCCACGCCGTGACCGACGACGAGGTGTCGCGCATGATGGAGGAGGCGGACGCGGACGGCGACGGCTGCATCAGCCTGCCCGAGTTCGCCGCGCTCATGGAGTCCGCGTCCGCCGACGCCGCCGCCGTCGAGGAGGACCTGCGCCACGCCTTCATGGTCTTCGACGCCGACGGCAACGGCCTCATCACGCCCGCCGAGCTCGCGCGCGTCCTGCGCGGCCTCGGggagtccgccaccgtcgcccagtGCCGCCGCATGATCCAGGGCGTCGACCGCAACGGCGACGGCCTCGTCTCCTTCGACGAGTTCAAGCTCATGATGgccgcgggcggcggcggcggattcGGCAGGATCGGTGCCTAG